In Sesamum indicum cultivar Zhongzhi No. 13 linkage group LG1, S_indicum_v1.0, whole genome shotgun sequence, the sequence CCATTGAGATTCATTTGGAAGTTTTTGAATCAACAATGAGATTTGTTAATGCGTTCATGTGGATATCAGATTAATTCAATCTAAAGATGAAATTTCCCTAGTGTCACACTCCTACATCTCTCCCTCTCTCGGTGCTCTTGCGAGTGGTGAGGAACGggttattttgttatttcttctcttttgtttGTGTACATAGTGGAGAGTGGAGCACGAATGAAACTCGTATTTGCTGTTGCTTTACCTAACAAATGACATGAAGCAACtctgttttctatttttctttcatgggCTCCTAGGCTATAAATTATTGGTATTGGTACCGTGTAATTTCAACTGCAATATGATATTAAGACAAAATCGCTTGAGtggatttaattttcattggCATGTCAAATGTTAAAGACATTTTAACTAGTATATTACTTCATGCGCAAATGTCATGAGGTCGAAATGTCTGAAACTGAAAATAGATGTAAGAACTGTTCTTGCTGTTAACTGCGTTTTAAAGTAGTCTGTGTCCTGAAATTCAACCATAATTGTCCTTTTCTAGATTGATCTTCTGAGTTTTGTTATAGATTACTGAAAGCGAAGATGATGTAGGGagttaaaaagattttatcactatgtttttttttcttctcattggCAACAGAGCTTCTGCAAGTCGTGCAAGGGTAAGCGAGTAGTGAAAGGCCCAAAGACAGTGAAGTTGAACGTCATGGCAGGTGAGATTATCCTAAAAGTTATTGCTCTTTACCTGTCTTGTTTGTTCATCGGCCTTGCTTAGAGTTTAACTAACAACACTTTCTggaaattatgatatatagGAATTGCCAGTTTCAATAATCAATGCATATTgtcacaaaattatttttatcttgttaAAGCAGCTTAATCTATTCAACCTGTATTAGTTGCAGACGGAATTGTGGTTTAGCCACTGGTAATTACCGTTATtcaattgttttatttttcagacaTCTGTGGACTTTGTTGACATTGATTTACTTGGAAAATCAATTTCTAAATGAAATATCTGTCATGGAGTGAATAATATTCTGTGATCTCTGACATTCTATTGTCACTTCTTGTATCATTTTCATTTGCTATATGGTTTTTGTATGTTGTGGAGTGGTTGGGGGGAAGGGAGTTGGATCAATGAGAGATGGTTTGAAAATGATATGGTTCTGCATGATTTTTGTAGTTGTAACTTCTTCTTGGAATGTCTACTGTCCTTCATAAGAATGGTCTAGACTTACACTGTTGATATGCACAGGGGTGGACAACAATGAAACTATTAAGATTCCCAGAAGTGGTGGAGCAGATCCTGATGGAAATCAACCTGGTGATCTTTATGTTATGATTAAGGTTGCTTGATTAGCTCTGTCAATAAGGCTTCATATCTATGTTTGAATATGGTCAATAATTACATGCTCAGAACCATGCATGATGTATTTGCAGGTCAGGGAAGACCCAGTCTTCCGTAGAGAAGGGGCTGACATCCATGTTGATGCAGTTTTGACCATTAGTCAGGTAATACTTTCTaatattcacatttttttttgaagaacaaGAGCCCTTGTAGTTTAAAGTCCTACTGATGATATATGAATTCTAGATGTGTCAATTATGGCTTTAACCTGTTTGCATTGGTAATGGATAAAGTAAAACCTGGTAATGTTATGTTTTTCCTTAAGAACAACAGAAGTTCATACGTTTCCTTAAAACGCTTTTTCATGCATGATTATCAGTTTTGTGGGTCTAGCTTGGTTAATCagaattatattcttttgCAGGCAATTTTGGGAGGAACAATCCAGGTTCCTACCCTGACTGGGGATGTTGTTGTTAAGGTCTGTCagaagtttgaaaattaatttcttcttaaGTAGATGATTGAATAATGAGTAACACGTGGTGCAGCTCTCACCTACTAAATTATCCTCTTGCTGATACAATTTGCAGCCATTTGTAGATTTTTTtcgtcttttttcttctttcattttgcaGCTTTTGGGGTTTCGCATGTTGAGATCCCAAAAGGCTCTGGTTGTACACCGATATACGTCCCCACTGGCATTCACTTTCTACTTTTTCCTGTTCTGTAGGTTCGACCTGGCACTCAACCTGGCCAAAAGGTTGTTTTGAGGAAGAAGGGTAAGAGCTTACCTTAATACATTGCTATCACCTTTGTTCTTTAATATGTGGCTCAATGTCATAAATAGTGGAGTCATTTCCATTAACTGCTGGTACATACCATGTTTGCATTGTTGTGGGTGTTTGTCATCAATTTTGCTTGTAAGATGCACAGCTAAAAATATGTTCTATGTGTATATGCAGgttttattatgtattatctttattaatttctgTTGCAGCTTCAGTCTCATGGGTATTTGATTGTTATCTTCATTGAAAGAATATGAATATCTAACAAAGTTGTCAGGGAAAATGACAATAACTGTCCACTGTAGTGCGTTGCATCTTTCTTTTCCAGAGAATCGTATGTTTAGGTACAcatctaaagaaaaaaaacttaagTCTAGATGTTGTTTTATGCAGGGATTAAAGTTAGAAACTCTTTCTCATTCGGGGATGAGTATGTGCACTTCAATGTCAGCATTCCGACGTAAGTACCTTAGTTGGAGAATGATTGGTTCTTCCCCTTTCTTTCTCCTAGAACTCGTTTATGCAATGGTGCTTTCTTTGTGGAAGTAGAGTGGCAAACTTTTACACTAGGCGTCCATCCACTGGGTTGACTAATTTGCTTTCCTTGTATCAGAAACTTGACTGAGAGACAGCGTCAATTGATTGAGGAGTTTGCTAAAGAAGAGCAGGGGGAAGATGATAAGGGGGCTGCTGCAGGAGTATCAGGTTGAATCCACTGGCTGCTCTGTGCTGCAAAGATTTCGTAggcagaagaagaaaaagaattacttACACTTCATTTCCTGAAGCTGGAAAATTTTGGCCGAGCAacagaattaaatattttttaccccTTCACGGTATTATTTCTTGGCAGTTGACCATATTTACTATAGATAAGCATTTTGCTAATAGGTTGTGTGTCTTTAATCTTCTTAGCCACACTGTACATAAGCACGATGATCCTTAAGATATGTCCAGTATATGTTAGGAACATGAAGTTGTTGCTACTGCTTGATCGCGATATTCTTCCTGCCATGGTTAAGGGGAGCATGGTGTGTAGTCTAGCAAGAGCTTGCAATCCACGGTGATGATATTTGCCTTTTTACCCTATGAGATGTCACGAAGAAGTTCATGCAAGGGCAGCAACCTATTTAGATTGGGGATGTGAAGAAGCTTGAGAAAAGAACTATCCTAATAAGCCAATTGAAGAACAAATCCTGAGTCTTTTCTTGTCAATTGATGCATTTATCTAGTGGCttttaaacaaaaagagaTAGTTGTGCGTTCGGTTTGTTTCTGATATGTGTACTAACtaatttacattattacaCGCTAAAAAATGGATTAAGAGGGGAAAGTACCGGATTGGTGAGGCTGGATAATAGatagatgaaataaaatttgaaattctgaaTGGGAGAAAAaagttaacaaaaataaaaaggaaagttTATTGGCACACTAATagacatgaaaaaaaaagttttgttCAATTACTAGTTAGAACTTATAGCACggaatacaattttaaaaattaaataaacaaaaatatatattttattacatatttatctAGGAAGAAGAACGAATTTATTCGGATAAAGATAAACGATGGTGcacttttctattttaaatagaaaataaaatataacatgttAAGTGGGCAAATAAAGCTCAATAACCAAAGTAGAGAGGATTATGtgttagaaaataaatgaataaataaaaataataagtatattcAAACTTGAAAATCAGGTGAATAATTGATGaacaattcataatttaaataaaaataatgaataaataaaaaatgtgaattacTAAACTATTTATctacaaaattatgaatattttggataaaaataactaattaataattatctaaacataaataaaaatttaaaatattttcctaatggcaaaatgaaattaaagagGCTACCCAAATATATGTACTGTATttctgttttattattatatatatgtacatatggATATGGCAGGGTAAGTATTTGTCCTCTTCAGTCCTGTAAAGAATTTGTCAAACAAACAGTTAACATCACAACTGGAAAGCATGCACCGACAGAATTTTCATTCCAGTACCAAGTACGAAGTGGACTGTAAAGGGAGCCCAATGGTTCATGAAATGTCAGTATGAACAACCTAAGCAGATTATGTGTTCCTGCTCAGCTGGCCTACCTACCTCTCACACTTGATAAGAGTAACAAGCACCATTGTTTTTATGTAGGTTTACTCACCACCTCAACCATTTCAATGTGTGATCTATGATCCATCTGTTGGTTGGAAAGTACATCTCTAGTCATTTTCATGGGTCGAAGTAGGGATGCTTTAGAGCAGCTTTTGCGGTGATTCTTCTCCCTGGAGCCAGACAGagcattttctgaaaattcatgaattttactaattatataatgaacGATTCACCCATTTTCATTTGCCAGTGCACCATAAGTTCAAAGCATCAGTTAAGGAATCATTATGAGCAAAAATTCACTCACCAAAAGAAGGTCGAATCCTTCTGGTTCAAGATCAGGAAACATTTCTCTCAGCTCCTGCATTGTAAAGGTTAGCAGATTACATTTTCATCTCAAAGGAGTTTCAACTTATGCACAGAGTTTCACCCCCATTGTGTACCTTGCCATCGGAGTTTTTATGATAGGGGAGCATCGGATACATCCCAGTGATTCCAGGCCACATTTCTTCAGTGGGAGTTCCCAGGTATCTTGCATTGAACGAAATTATTATAGTCCGTTTGATCAGAAACGAATAAAGAATTGAAACACAACTCAGCTAAGCCATGTGACACCTGAAAGCCTTGGCCAAAATATGAAGTACTGTAGGACCGTCGAATAAAGGCGTCCCTGTCAACATCAGAGCAAATATGCAGCCAGCTGACCATATATCAATTTCATAGGAGTAGTCAGTGGAGCCCATGAATAGTTCAGGAGCCATGAACCTAATACTTGTTGGCTGCAAAATGTGCAGATTATCAGATGTAGAAAGAGGCATCACTTCAAGATCGATGAGCAAATTCTAACTAAGATAACTGTAGAATGGTAAAAGGCTGCtatatttctcaaacaaaTCATAGTACACAATTAACAATAGAGTCATGATTGGAGACCACTATGTCTGTTTGTTATAGTTTGTCTGcgattgataaaaaaaaatgtcgtTAAAATTTGAGCATTCCACTTCAAGTTggagtatatatattacaaccATGCTTTGGCTCTAAGGCCTTAGTGAAACATCTGCCATCTATTCTTGAGAAGGTGTAAATGAGGTCCTTTTTGATGAACCAAATAAAGTAGCAGTCAACTTATAGAGAGTTAAAAGTAATTATGCAATTAATGACGGTAAAATCATGGTAAGGGGGTATTTGTCTATCATAATTTGTCTGCCACGGATAAAGAAATAGTGGAAAAGGCCTTGGACACCATGTAAAATGACGAAAGgcttcaaatattttctacaccACCGCAGTACAAGACCGACTTCTACATAATGCAGAGATTAAGGTAAAGTAcagaatttataatatagtcaCGGTAACAAACTATTTTTGCTTGTCTGCCACTAATAAGAAATATTCtggaaaaatttcaaacaataacatatttcatataaatttatggtaaAGATTTATAAGTCCTGTTTGTCTGTCATTGTTTATCTTCTATGCATGGCATTTTGCCTTACATCAACAATTACgctaaaaattcaagaaagaagTAAATCCATGCTTACCtcataaatgacaaaaatgaaCTATACACGAACATTGTAGCCATATTCGTGAAGTTGAAAGGAACTATTGCTTATTCCAGCTAATATAAACAGCGACGCAAAAAACTCAGGAAGGTTGTTGAAGCCTAAATGACGTACCTTAGAAAGATCTTCCTCAAATGAACTCCCCAATGCTCTGCACAGAGCAAGGTCTGCAACCTTCAAATGCTTTGTGTCAATATCTACAAACACATTCTCTGGTCTCAAGTCGTGGTGCACAGTCTTATGAGAATGTAAAAACGCAAGTGCAAGGAGGATCTGTTGGAGATATTTCTGCAAAAAAACAGTATGTCAAAAGGTCAACATGTTCTCCTCTTCTTGAAATCCAAAAGTAGCAGATATTTATGCTAAGTGGCATATATGGAAAGAAGTATTCTTTCCTTGTTTGATGAGAGACATGCTTTAGAGCATAAAACATGCAACAACATCTACTGCATCCCTTCCAACAATATGTGACAGAATtgcaaacaaaaaacaaaaactaaacCTTTGACATGACTTGCTGAAGACTACTAAGACTAGTAGCATATGTAATTGTTGCAGTTCAAGGataaaaatgttttatttgCCAGCTTCTCAAGAGAGAGATTCCATCATTTGTCTATGTCacaaaataagttgaaaattttaaatcaggCATATCAAACTCGCAGGATGCTTCTAATGTCTTTGCCTACTAACAAcgtcttttctgtttttgcaTACTGCTTCCAGAAGTCATGATACACAAACCACATTTTCTATTCTCTGGTATATATTAGAAAGAATGTGTAAGCACAGTACGTATTTTTAACTCCCAACATTAAAATCTACATGTTCTTTCACGGTAACTTGTCGAATCTCCATCCTAGGAATGAAAAAGAGAGCATTTTACGCTTACCTTCTAGGCCTACATTAACCCAGTCTACATAAAAATAGCAAGTCAACAAACACAACGTAAAGTAAATAGACTGCTGCTCTGCCATagcaaagaaaattttatgctTCCCAAAAAGAGAACATGGTGCCTGCAGCCTGATCCAACATGGGCACAATAGTGACACATGCATCATTGGGCCTGCTGCTTCTTTAGATTATCTCATGTTTCAAGTTATCATCAGCACACATTATACACCAAAGAGCTCACTTACTTTAACGGAGTCAGGATCAATGCCTATCTCAGAAACAAATGATATGTTCTGCAACTCCCTGCCCAGACACTCATACACGAGGAGAATGCCATTCTCAGTGTCAAAGTTTGTCACATCTAGTAACCTGTCACCAAAGTTTTCGGAAAAGCAATCCAGTTAGAATGTGCAATGGATATTATTGTGACAGCTAAATGAAGGAGATAAGAATATTGTAAAGAAACAAGATTCCATTTGAATTTGACACAAAGTGAAATATTGAAGGGATACAGCTACAATGATAAGGTATAATGCCCTTGATCGTgatctctctttctctcagAGGGGCACTGGATTCATTCATGGTTTTTCTGGATCATTTCTGCCATTCGATActgatgaagaaaaataatccaCAAAATCTAACAGTATGCCTCCATTTTACACTTAATCTTCATACATAAAGAGcgctattattttttgtcaaaaaaagaaaggcagGCAAGAGCGCCTGAGTTAAGATAGAAATAGTTTCTTTTTGTCTGAATGAGTTTGCAGTCTTCTGTTTGCTATCATTATGTGTAACCAACTGCTTAATAGAAAGTCAAGTTAGTTCAATGCAAGCAAACTAACCTCCAAAAATAGTCACCTCGATAACTTCTGGGAAACTTGAGTCCCTTGTACTATGGAAAGCCGATGACAACATATATTTTGGCAAAAAAGGGTATAACTTCCTCCTGTCTCCCATTATTATGCGTCAAAGTTGACCATCACTTCTAATTTGCCACATttcaaaaagttataaaactGAAAGCTTATTACCCGATCTGACCAAATGAGCAGCAGATATAGTTTTATGCAGCCAACGTATGAAGCAGGAGTACTGTGTTTTGAAACTGCAAAGAAGTTACTGCCCTCAAGTATGGAAAATaacacttaaaattttattgatctAACCAGCACATCTTGAAAGATTAAATCCTTCTGCAATCATATTATATCCAAGCTTATCCTTATTTAAGTCACTTTTCTCAACATGAACTTCCTTTGACACAACTATGAAATACTGTCCAAAGGTTCTTAAACTGTATACATTTAACTGTGCATTAATAGCAGCACACACACCTTTTTTATGTTTCTGCTTATGAGAGCTACATCCATAGTTTATACACCATTAAAGCATGCCAATGAAGTACTTCAGTTCAGAAGCAATAGAAGTCATATCTAGAAGAAACATATTATGTGTACCTGAGGATGTTCTGGTGCTCTATCTCTTGCAGAAATGAGATTTCTCTGATAAGATTGGTGGGAATACCATCCCTTTCACCATGAAGTCGCACCTCTCTCAGTAGAACTGGCTCGTGGGTGTCAGAGTGGAAGCCACTATAAATTTCTCCAGAGGCTCCATACCCAATACACCTTCTCCTTGTATACTAAGAACTCAAAAGGAAGATCAAAAACATGATGATGGTTAAGGAAGGATCactaacaaataataaaaaaactgaaaCATGATATTTACCAGGTCCATTTCAAGAGCCACAGCTTCCAGCCAAAAGTCAACAGGCAAAGAAAACAAGATCAGAAAGAGAAACTTGGAGCAGTATGTAAAGGATCAAATAAGTCGTACGTAATGGAGAAAAGACCAAAAGTGGTAATTGAATTCTTAATTGATTCCAAAAAAATGGCCAAGAACTTGtgatttatcaatattaaaaacagaaaacaagaagaagatgTATTTTGGCACCAAAATTTCAACAACCTAAACTTCAATTCcttccaaaagaaaatatggcAAAAATCATTTTGACCTATTGGTCTAATCAAGCATCAATGAGAAGTACAAGCACAAGCTATAAGAGAACATCAAGTAAGAAGGTAACATAACAAagatttgatatttacatATCCCCTTCCTGGCTTATACAAGTTGTCTCAAGGAAATAAAAACCAGCCACTTATACGAACTTATCATATTTAGTAGGATTTGTTCGATTGCTACGTGCATCAAAAGAGAATTTAGTTTCTCTGACTCAAACAAGTTTACTGCCATCCTTTGCtgataaattcatcaaatggCTAACAAACTAGAAAATGAAGATGCCTGTAGCAGTTCAAACTGGTCTCTGCTAGACTTATGCAATGGTTGCTATACACACATGCTATGCCTTAAACCCAATAAtgacttatccttttcttttcttcacttCAGAAAGAAAAACTCGATCAAAAATAATGAAGAGACAACTGATATAATGTTCCACAAATTCTATGCAAagctgaaaaacaaaattgattataCAGGTAGTAACAACATTATGATTCTTTTGAAATATGGTTGAGTAATAATTAGGGTAATGCAACTGAAAACTCAAATGTGTTCTTGTCATTAGCAGATGCAATGAGAAGCAATATGACCAATCGAAGGCTAGAAAACAACAAAGTCCTATAAATCTATTCAAAACGGGAAACTTCAGAAAAGATATACCAAATAACAGCATTACAGGTTACTTATTGcaaaactgaataaaaagGTAACAATgtttgtaaaaagaaatagagaagTGGTGTTTTCCTAAAATAAGCCAATCTGCTCTTGTTTTGACCATATCACCAGCTGCAAGATGAGTTTTCAGGTCTTTATCTAAGTCAGTTGTTCCAAAAAAAACCATGCGAATCAAGCAAAATAGAGAAAGATACAATTATCTAATCATTAACAGAAAATACTTCCTCACCATCTTGAGTTTGTGCATGAATAAACCCAAAACATCCAGAATCATAGCATGTCAGTATCATTGGATTGTAATTATCGACAGAGAAATAAGACTTGCATTTGATAACAACAGCCAATGGATCAAGAAAAACCAGTCCGCTATCTACTGAATCCAAACTGAAGAAATTGATTACTATATTACTCTGACATTCCTATGAATCATATAGTTGAAGAGGCAAGTAAAAACCACTAGAAGTttcagaaaaaagataaataacaGCAATTGATCTCCTTCGGTTTTCCGAGAATTAACTGCTATTCAAGTACAATACCAACAGAAACAAATATTCTGCATCTCAATCTGTACAGAACTAAAGATTTAAGCAGTGTGTGTGGACTGTGGAATAGGCACACTAACAAAATACACCGTCATAGTTAAAAAGAAAGTCAAATAATTACCTAAAATCACTACGAAATTCAATGAAAACATTGTTTCATGTAGAGTCTGCTGAAATCAAGCACAGGTGAGATCATATACAAAATTGACGCACATAATCAATTTCTACAAACTCATACTAAACGTCTATGAAATAAAATTCCTtagaaacacaaaaaagacAAATGAGCGTGCATACATACACACAGACTTCCTCTGTGTGTGCGtaagagagacagagaggtaGGAATTTACCAGAGAAGGAAAACCAAAAGACGAAGCTCCAGTATCGCTCAGGAGAACGTCTGATTCGTGAGGAAAATGAAGTGAAAATTCAGTCTGGAGAATCCTTATATAGGGGGGAGGACGGGAATCTTTCACTTCGTTTACGTTTTAACGGTTTTTCCCGCCCAACTCAGAGCCAACCCCTCTGCGTGACGATCACGTGCAAAGGCCAATATCACGTGCCTCCCCCCTCTCGTTTATTTAACTGAAAATCACaacagatatattttttattaattaatcatatcaaattaatttatattttcctaTGATATGagaataatgtaaaataatataataaataaaatattac encodes:
- the LOC105168800 gene encoding cell division control protein 2 homolog: MDLYTRRRCIGYGASGEIYSGFHSDTHEPVLLREVRLHGERDGIPTNLIREISFLQEIEHQNILRLLDVTNFDTENGILLVYECLGRELQNISFVSEIGIDPDSVKKYLQQILLALAFLHSHKTVHHDLRPENVFVDIDTKHLKVADLALCRALGSSFEEDLSKPTSIRFMAPELFMGSTDYSYEIDIWSAGCIFALMLTGTPLFDGPTVLHILAKAFRYLGTPTEEMWPGITGMYPMLPYHKNSDGKELREMFPDLEPEGFDLLLKMLCLAPGRRITAKAALKHPYFDP